A window of Amaranthus tricolor cultivar Red isolate AtriRed21 chromosome 8, ASM2621246v1, whole genome shotgun sequence genomic DNA:
TATACACCAAATTAATAAATCAACTAAATCAAAAACTTATaggagtatatatattatattttctatCAATTTCACtgttaagttgatggttgaggccatatatgtgttatttattttatttttccctAGCAGTCTAATTCTAGTACAACTTGTTTTACGTTTCGCAGGTAATTTCTCCTACGTTATCTTGGTGCTATCCATCTCTCATTTTATACGACTCTCACTACTTAGGGGTTTAATATGAAGGCGCATTGCTCTTTCCCTTGAGGGGAGTACGGGATGTCATGTCCACTACCTCTCTTCTTAAAATTCCTACTTTGTGCAGTATAATAGACTGATGACTAAGACCAAAACCAAGACTAAGACTCTATTAATTTTCTAATAGGATTTTCAAATAGTCCTCTGAAACCAAAACAAATTCAGAATTACGCTAAACTCAACACACCAAACTCCAAAACGAACCCAAACATTAGAAAACATAGCTCTaattgttggaaatacttcacatgtgaaatAAGATACCACATCgttaaaatagtgggttgtggacttgcatatatattgggtgagcTAATCCTCCTAATATCTATGGTTATGAGAAACAATAAATCTAACCAAgtatatgtgcaagtcaacgatCTTGACTCGTGGGTTTGTGGCCCGAGCCTACGGGTatcccgtgtccacacgagtgggccacggtgagattatgtgacgatttgtcacggcctaatatggtatcagagccgaaggtAGTTCCTGGTATGATGTGGCTCACATGTGATGAggagtgttggaaatacttcacatgtgagacaagatttTACATCgctaaaatagtgggttgtggacttgcatatatattgggtgaactaatcctcctactaccatatggttttgggaaacaatgaaccacaccaagtgtatgtgcaagtcgaCGCTTTTAACCCGTGAATTTGTGGGCTCGAGCCTACAAGTGTCTCGTGTCCTcacgagtgggccacggtgaGATTATATAACAATTTGTCACGGCCTATTACTAAAATAAGTATAAGCcgaagaaaacaaagaaattaaaaatgataataatcaaATAGAAAACTGTTAACAAAGCTTAAAAGAAAAACCTTCGCAAAAATGTGATGGGAGAGAAAACTGCTGATGAGTGACGAGCTGCCCAGCCGTAAGCTTGCTGTTGATTAAATTCTTCAATGGATACAACGctactttttataaatttagctttttcaattttcaaccAAGTCTATGATAATTAAGGTTTGTATAATTGTATACTTCTATaaagtttataaaatattttaattaaagctactatttaaataaattagaaCAAGTGAAACCCGTATTTTGGTCAAAAGCACAAAAGCTAACCTCCATTAATATCGTACGATTAGGGCCCAAGTTAAGATTTTGAATTAAGGAAGGCAAACAATGATATATTAGTAAATTATTTACTACGTAAAAACTAGTTaactatgaaaattttaaatcatgtagactaaaatgaaataaaatgatagcaaaaattatatttaacaaatagaGTTGAAACTTTCATAAATTCGCCTTATAAGTctccaaaaaaattattattaaaattaagatagcaaaaatataaacacaaagtaaaaaggatgaatgtatcatataaattcaaaaaaaaaatacttataacataatttttgaatgtaaaattatgaaagataaagaatatagtataaatttattagtttataaaaacaatttaaattgGAATTTGATCCCTTGACCATAGATTACAAATATGTTACTCTAAGTCTCTAACCATTGAGCTatagtaatttttccttatatttttgcactctttaaataatatatcatatattagtaagggggtcaaagctaaaaatacaaaGAATCGCATTTTCGGCAAGGGGATCGGGCCTCCTTCAGCCCCCCATGAAGCTTCACCCTGCATATAGTGCGTCTTTATTTTAAATCTATAAGTTACAACATAATGAAGTgtgattttgtttgataattACTACTTTCTATTGTTGAATGTcgaatttgtttttttacacGATTCACCGAtcacttttgtttatttttatttcaaatctataagttacaacataatcaagtgagattttatttgatttgttttaatattatgtTTATCAATATgtaccttttataattttaacaaaGCTTGATTAGAGATAAGTAGAATTGAAATAGCGTATGAAAAATGTGCAAAATTAAATTAGACTCGGAGACAAtatgatttaaaatataatctCGTCTATAACATTTAGTCTTGTGACTCTTACTACACAAAAAAGTTCATAACAATCTTAAGGTGATGTCTTTCTTGTTGGCAATAAGGacagtggcggacccaggaatttcaaACTGGGGGTACAAAATACGAACCTCATGTCGTTCGGATAtcgaataaaatttttttaaaaaataaaaaaattacaacacaTAATAGAATCAATAGTTAAAGTCTTACAatccaaaataacaataaaagtcTTACAATACTTAAAAGTCTTActtcaaaattacaaattcatccTTCGAGTCTTCATACTTTtaaaacgatcaataatcatttcATCGGAAACTTGTAGAAACACTTCCTTCTCAATAAAAGTAACCAAACAATCATTCATAAGTTGATCACCCATGCTATTTCTCAACTTACTTTTGACATATGTCATTGCGGAAAACACTCTTTCTACACTTGCCGTAGCAACaggaagaatcaacatcaaCTTGATTAGCAAATGTATAAGAGGAAATGTCTCATGTCTCTTTGTTTCAACAAGCATCATGGAAAGAGAATTGATATCGTCCAAATCATGAAATCTTTCATCGTTTAACATAGCATCCAAGAACACATCGAGTTGAAGATCAAGAGCCGTTAAATCATTACATGAAAACTCCTCGGGATATAAAGAAGCAAGTTTAAGTATCTTCTCTTTATCAAAAGATGAAAAGTTACCTTTAGGACTTAGAGAGACCATGCATGTAAGTAACTCCATGTTAATCTCATTAAAACGGTTATCAAGCTCTTGAAGATGCAAATCAATTACTTCCAAAAAGATTCCAACCCGAAAATGATGTAGATTTGTAGCTTGTTGAACAAAACGTCTTCCTCTTCCTTGAGGCACATAATGAGCATCCATAGATGGAACATCAATCTCGTGTTTAGTACAAAATGTAATAACTTTTTTTAAGAGATTATCCCATCCTTCATCtctcatcttttgcaacacattTTTTGTAGTACTAACAAGTCTAATGGCATTAACAATATCTTGTTCCTTTCTTTGTAAAGCAATACATAAATCATTAGTGTAGCCAAAGATAATCAACATCAAATGAGccataaaaacaaaatcaaatgacTCCAAAAATCCCGAAACAATTTGAGCTTTGAACTTATCGTCCGAAGTGCCATGTTTTCCAATCCACTCAAGTACTTCAATAATTGAAGGAAACAAGTTCGTGATATTTATTAGACACTTGTAATGAGATCCCCAACGTGTATCTCCCGGCCTACTCAAACCACATTCTTGATTTAAACCCGATCCGCTTTcaatttcccccacttccaatGCTTGAGCCACTACTTGAGCTTGCTTTTTTCGAATCATGTCTCTTCTCTTACAAGAAGCTCCAACCACATTCAACAAGTTTGCAAGTACTTCAAAAAGCCAACCACAACTATCATTCTTTTTAGCAACCGCAACTAGAGCTAGTTGTAGTTGATGAGCAAAACAATGAATGTAGTAGGCTCTTGGAGTATCATTCATAATCAAAGTCTTAAGGCCATTGATTTCACCTCTCATGTTACTCGCCCCATCATACCCTTGACCTCTTATCATGGATGGACTCAATGAATATTCCATAAGCAAGGACAAAATTGCATCTTTAAGAGATAAAGCGGTAGTGTCACCCACATGTACAATGCCTAAAAAGCGTTCCACTACCGATCCACTTTCTCTGTTAACAAACCGCAAAACAAGAGCTAGTTGTTCTTTTTGAGACACATCACTTGATTCATCGGCCAAAATAGAAAAGTAACCATCTCCAACCTCTTCTATTATGCGCTTGGTAGTCTCCTTTGCACAACAATTGATaatgtctttttgaattttgggaGATGTCAATTGACAATTTTTGGGTCCATTTTGGAAAGTATGTTGTTTGACTTCGTCAACCTTCTcccctaaccacttcaaaagctcAAGAAAGTTACCCCTACTATTTGACTCCTCACTTTCATCATGTCCCCGGAATGCCAAACCTTGGCCCAAAAGAAATCTCAAACAAGTTAAGGATGCATTCAAACGAATATGATATGAATCCATTTGAGCTTGACTCGCATTATCAAACACAACTTCAATTGATGTCTTTTTTGCATCTCTTAGATTCACATATTTCTCATAAGCAACATTATGAGCACTTTTAAGTCCACCAACATGCTTTTGAAACCTATCCGGTTTATTCCACCCCCTAAACCCTCCATTAACAAATGCATCACCCCCATTGTAAATTTCAACATCACTCTTGAACAAATAACAAGCAAAGCAAAATGCGGCATCTTTTTCAACACTATATTCAAGCCAATCCCATTTTTTGAACCAATTGACACTAAAACGGCGTAAACCACCTACTTGTTTTTGAGGGAAAACATGTGTTTTTGGTTGGCAaggttttttaagaatataagctCTCCTAACCGGATTTCTTTCATTTGGGGGATAATCCATTATGTTTTTTCTCAATCCCGGGTCATGAGGAAGAAGTTCAACATCATACACCCAATCATCATCCAATGGTTCATCACAAGCACTTGAACCACCTACTTCCATATTAACATCTTGAGTTggaggggaacttaaaggagAAGGAGGAGAGTCAATGGTTTCGTTAAATGATCCTTgggatttcattcttttaaacaaGAATTCACGAAGATTGGGTTGTTTATCCTCGGCTTTTGACTTCTTTGAACTTGAACTACTTGACAtttcctaattaaattaaattaactaattaatgctttataatcacaataaatagatgtttctaaatcaaaataaatcttTCAAAATTAAGTACATATAATTCTAAATCAAAAGACATGATTCAATCATGCATCACACTATCACAGCATCAAGCcatcaataatcatcaacaatcagTATTCAGTAAGCATCAAAACCAGTAACTTCAGTAAGCCATCCATAagtaaattaatcaactaaTTCGGTAAGCATCAAGAATTCAAGCCATCCCATGATCCCATCAACAATCAGTAACTTCAGTAAGCCATGGAATTCTTCACCATTTGATTCAGAACAtcaagatcaagagaaatagacCGGCATCAAAACGAGTAAAAAACAATcgacaaaaccaacattcaaaaattagggttcataaaCGTACGGTGTGATGGCGGTGGCCGGTGGCACTAGGGAGGCAGGGACAGGAGCGCCGGAGGTACGAAGTCGACGTGGGGAGGCCGGAGGCGAGGCAGGAGGCAAGGAGGCAGGCAGGCAGCAGCAGGAGGGACCGAGGGAGGCTCTTCGCTCTTCGCTCTTCGCTCTTCGCTCTTCGCagctttctctttctttttcccctgtttttggttttaattttttttttcttttttatttttcaaagtgGGGGTACAGCTGTACCCCCTTGTCACTTCATTGGGTCCGCCCCTGAATAAGGATGTGAACAAATGTGATAACATTTACTCTTGTCACTCTTGCTATGCAAAAAGAGTTCATAACAATCTTAAGGTGATGTCTTTCTTGTTGGCAATAAAGATGTGAACAAATGTGGTATAGGACTTGTTGCGCATAACTAGCACAAGCAagatttcaaatgcaaattctAAAACATATGTATTTTTTCTTTAAGGTTCTCACAACTGATGATGGCCAGAGTTTGATTTGGGTCGATTTTGGTCTCGATTTTATACGGCCGTGAAATCTAGTTCGAACTGTCTATGGATGATTTTGATTTCGATTTCAAACCATACTTTGACGGTTTCTAGTGATTTAGACGGCGGTTCTAAACGAGTCAGGGGTGGGTTGGAAGGATTGAgccaattatttatttttctaaaaatataaatatacaaacaATCAGAAACATTGATATAATACATTATATACCTTTGTTGAGTATCATTCCAAATTCATTGCACACtagaaaaaaattttcatttgtaaccccttaattgtagggggtgtttggcaattggttGTTGGCTGTTGGTTGTTGACTGTTAACTTTTTTAGTTTGCTTGTTTGACCAACTAGAAATGTTAGctgtttttattggcttttaagtTAGATGAAAAAGTCAGCTGTTTATGaagttgtttggtaaatttatatattggttgttggttgttggaCGAACAAGCTAACAGccaataaaaaaagttaactggaattatttttttattttgatttaaaagcCAACTTTTCAGCTCGCTTAAAATCCATTtcccaaatattttttttggcgtttaaatcaaaagtcaaaagtcaaaagtcaaaagtcaaaagtcaaccaaaaagctAATGTAAAAGTCAACTACCAAATTCCCCCTATATTgtttattaaaacaaaatatacaaTTTGTATCATTGGTTCAACTAAAAGATACAAACAATGGTCATATATAATTGTATCATGTGTTTaaacaaatgatacaaataCTAGTTATTCGTATCATTTCTTAAAACCCACGATACTCATACTAGTTATTTGTATTTTGTGTTCAAATTCAAGATACAAATACTAGTTATTTATCTCGCGTGGTTAGATCCAAGATACAAATAAGTAGTATATGTATCGTGTGGTTAAACCTAAGATACAAATACTACTTATTTGTATTGTATGGTTATTCCTAAAATACAAAAAGTACTTTCTCTAAAACATATCGATTAGTTCCACCTTTCAACCCTAAAATCGTCATTGAAAGAACATAATGTAAATCAATTAGCGGAACCTATCTCATCTGTTAATCCTCTCACCGGCCATCCGCTATCCACTTGCTCCACCACTAGCAACCGCGGCATGAAGGCCATCACCTACTAAATTCCCCACCATCAAAGAATGTAGAGCTCTTGTTGTTCCAGCCATTGGTTGTTATTGTTGCAAATAACCAATACGAACCCTTCATTTTTTCGCTCTCTTCATATCCGTGCTAGAGTTCTTCTA
This region includes:
- the LOC130821631 gene encoding uncharacterized protein LOC130821631, with product MEVGGSSACDEPLDDDWVYDVELLPHDPGLRKNIMDYPPNERNPVRRAYILKKPCQPKTHVFPQKQVGGLRRFSVNWFKKWDWLEYSVEKDAAFCFACYLFKSDVEIYNGGDAFVNGGFRGWNKPDRFQKHVGGLKSAHNVAYEKYVNLRDAKKTSIEVVFDNASQAQMDSYHIRLNASLTCLRFLLGQGLAFRGHDESEESNSRGNFLELLKWLGEKVDEVKQHTFQNGPKNCQLTSPKIQKDIINCCAKETTKRIIEEVGDGYFSILADESSDVSQKEQLALVLRFVNRESGSVVERFLGIVHVGDTTALSLKDAILSLLMEYSLSPSMIRGQGYDGASNMRGEINGLKTLIMNDTPRAYYIHCFAHQLQLALVAVAKKNDSCGWLFEVLANLLNVVGASCKRRDMIRKKQAQVVAQALEVGEIESGSGLNQECGLSRPGDTRWGSHYKCLINITNLFPSIIEVLEWIGKHGTSDDKFKAQIVSGFLESFDFVFMAHLMLIIFGYTNDLCIALQRKEQDIVNAIRLVSTTKNVLQKMRDEGWDNLLKKVITFCTKHEIDVPSMDAHYVPQGRGRRFVQQATNLHHFRVGIFLEVIDLHLQELDNRFNEINMELLTCMVSLSPKGNFSSFDKEKILKLASLYPEEFSCNDLTALDLQLDVFLDAMLNDERFHDLDDINSLSMMLVETKRHETFPLIHLLIKLMLILPVATASVERVFSAMTYVKSKLRNSMGDQLMNDCLVTFIEKEVFLQVSDEMIIDRFKSMKTRRMNL